The DNA sequence TGCGGTTTTAGCGCGGTCCACCTCTTTGCCCATGGTGCCTGAAACCACTTCTGCGTCGCTTCGGATGAGCTGCGCGATGAGTTTGATGTATGTGCCGTAGCCTACCACTACGTCGGCGGCTTGGATTTCCCCTTTAGCCTTCGGCGTGAGATGCTCGGGGCAGCCGGGTCCAATCCCGACTACGCTTACTCGCCCTCGGCTATCGCCACTGTGACTCCGTTGCGCTTGGTTTTCTTTAGAATCAACTTCGCATTTTTTCCCGCTATCAATATTGCTGCTCGTTCACATACTCCTCCTACACCGATTTTTTCTTGAACCATCGCTGAATCAGGCGACAATTCTGAACTGTCTACTGCCCGAAGAGCCTCTACGCTTAAAAACTCCAGTGGCGCCCCAAGCTTTTTAACTGCATCAAGCATCGGCAACGAATCCTGCTTGATATCCACCGTTGCAAAGCGATACACCCTTGCCAGCGGCACATGCACCTGCTCCAGCGCTGTGTCGACGGCTTCGATGATGGCGTCCATGGATGCGTCTTTGCGTGCGCCCAACCCAACCACCACCTGCCTTGTCTTAAGGATAGCAAAGGGCTTAACGAACTTGGTAATCGTGAGTGGTTCATGACTGATTATGACGCCTGCATCGTAGCTGCTATTGATGATATCCAGCGCCTCCACGCCATTCTCCGCCAGCTTCACCTCATAACCCGCCAACGCATTCGGCGGAATCTTTGCGTCGCCCACCAGCACAAGCACCAATCGGTCGCCGTTGACGATGGCGGAGTTGACGCCTACGAGGCTGTCGGGGTTCTGGATAATTAAGTGGAGGGCTTTAGCGAATTCTTCCACGCTGAGTTTTCCCACGGAGTCAGTGGCGGTGGTTACCACGGGGATGGCGTTTATGCCTTTGGCGACGATGTGGGCTAAATCGTTGGCGCCGCCCAGATGCCCCGAGAGGAGGCTGATGGCGAATTTGCCTGCTGCATCCACACTCACCACTGCGGGGTCGGTTAGTTTGCTTTCCAGAAGCGGCGCAACCGAGCGGATGATGATGCCGGTTGCCATAACCGCCACTAAACCGTCGACTTTGCTGTAGATGTCCTTGATGAACTCCGTCAGCTTCTTATCGATGGCTACTACGCCGTTTTGGCTGTATTTATGGGGCGCATAAACCGTGCATGGTACCCTAGCTATATCCAGCGTTTTTTGGATTTTAAGCGCGGTTTCGACGCCTCGTCTTGTAACTGCGATGACTGCTATGCCCTTTTCATACATTTACTCTTCGCCTTTACGGAAACCCGTGGTGAATTTAGGGTCATAAAGCTTAGATAAATCATACGCCTGCGGGTCTAAGACTTTTCCAACAAAAATCAGCGCTGTCTGCGTAATCCCCTCCGCATGGACCTTCTCGACGATGTCGGCGAGGGTGCCTTTAACGATTTTCTGGTCCGGCCATGTGGCTTTGTAGACCACCTGGCAGGGAGTGGTTTTGGGGTAGCTGCCCTTCACTAAATCCTCAACAACCCGGGCAATATGGGGGGTGCCCAGGAAAATTACCATGGTGGCTTGATGCGCGGCGAGTTTGCGGATGCTTTCAGCTTCGGGAACAGGCGTGCGTCCCTCGGGGCGCGTGATGATGACGGTTTGGCTGATGTTTGGAAGGGTTAATTCGCGGTTTAACGCGGCGGCTCCGCCGAGTAGGCAGCTGACGCCTGGGATGCGGAAGTACTCGATGCCCTCTTTATCCAGCGCAGTCATGACTTCCTGTATGGCGCCGTAGAAGCTTGGGTCGCCGTCGTGGAGGCGCACAACCCGTTTGCCAGCTTGGATGCCCTGCACCATAACTTTAAGCATTTCCGGAAGCCCCATCTCTGCGCTGTCATAGAGCTCCGCTTCTTTCTTGCAGTACTTGAGGTACTCGGGGTTAAGCAGGCTGCCTGTGTAGATGACTACGTCGGCTTGCTCAAGCCACCTTTTGCCTTTAAGCGTGATGAGTTCGGGGTCGCCGGAGCCGGCGCCGATGAATACAACCTTATTCATTTCCTGTAGCCTCCGTTTCCGTTCTTCCAGTGAATAGGAACCTGGCTTTTCTTGACGATGGCAACCGAGAAGTAATCCTCCGAGACATCCCAATCCTTAACCTCGCCGAGTTTGCCCACAACCACCTTTTCCTCGGGAAGAGTACAGCGTTTGACGAGGGCGATGGTGGAGTTCTCCGTGAAGCCAGATTTAAGCAGGATGGGAACGAATTCTTTGATGTGAAATGCGCATTTCATGAACACCAGGTTCTCGGCGTGTTTGGCTGCGTCTTCCAGGTGGGCTGGGCTTAGATCGGTGGGGATGATGGTGACGACTTCTTCTTTCTCCGCTAAAGGCAGCTTGCTGCTGGCTGCAACCGCGGTGACTGAGGTGACGCCGGGGATGATTTCCATCTCAATTTCAGGGTAAGTTTCCTTGACGAATTCGTAGAGGTAGAGGAAGGTGCTGTAGAGCATGGGGTCACCCAGCGTAATGAAGACCACGCTGCCTTTTCTGGCTCTGTCCGCGACTAGGGCGGCGTTTTCTGCCCAGAGCCTGCGGTTGTTAAGTTCATCTTTATTCATGGGGAATATGAGTTCAAGGATTTCAGGGGGCACGTCCCGCTCAGCCAAAATGGGCTGTATCATGCTTAGGGCCATGCTGGGTTTCTGCGCCTGCGATTTAGGTACGCAGATAACGTCTGCTGCTTTAAGTGCCTTCGCCGCTTTTAGCGTGATAAGTTCGGGGTCGCCTGGACCAACGCCGATGCCTATGAATACGCCGACCATACATGTTTTCTCCTAAATTTTTGTTGCGGAAACTATCGTGACTGGGTTTCTTGCCAGCATCATGGTTCCACTGTTAATCTGTTTTCCCTTAGCCACCGATATAGCTGCCACGTCGATGTCGACAAACCGCAGCGCCTTAAGCTCATCGACGGCGACGGTTGCCGTCTCTAGGAGGATGGCGTTCACCACGATTCTGCCGTTGGGGTTAAGTTTAGCGTTGGCAAACTGGAGGATAGGTCGCAGCGACACGCCGCCTCCGCCTACCAGAAACGCATCTGCCCGGGGCAGGCTAAGCAGCGCACCCGGCGCCTTACCCAACGTAACCGACACCTGGTTTTCGACGGCGAATTTATGCACGTTGCTTTTGGTTAACTCTACAGCATTGGGGTCTTCGTCTAAGGCGTAGACTCTGCCTTTGCTGCCTACCTGCAGCGCTGCCTCCACGGTTAAGCCGCCTGTGCCGCAGCCCACGTCAACCACCACTGCGCCCTCGCTTAGCCGTGCTTTGCTGATGGTGATTACCCTGATTTC is a window from the Candidatus Bathyarchaeota archaeon genome containing:
- the cobI gene encoding precorrin-2 C(20)-methyltransferase; translated protein: MVGVFIGIGVGPGDPELITLKAAKALKAADVICVPKSQAQKPSMALSMIQPILAERDVPPEILELIFPMNKDELNNRRLWAENAALVADRARKGSVVFITLGDPMLYSTFLYLYEFVKETYPEIEMEIIPGVTSVTAVAASSKLPLAEKEEVVTIIPTDLSPAHLEDAAKHAENLVFMKCAFHIKEFVPILLKSGFTENSTIALVKRCTLPEEKVVVGKLGEVKDWDVSEDYFSVAIVKKSQVPIHWKNGNGGYRK
- the cbiT gene encoding precorrin-6Y C5,15-methyltransferase (decarboxylating) subunit CbiT, giving the protein MTKEWIYKTPGIPDEAFNQNEKVPGPTKEEIRVITISKARLSEGAVVVDVGCGTGGLTVEAALQVGSKGRVYALDEDPNAVELTKSNVHKFAVENQVSVTLGKAPGALLSLPRADAFLVGGGGVSLRPILQFANAKLNPNGRIVVNAILLETATVAVDELKALRFVDIDVAAISVAKGKQINSGTMMLARNPVTIVSATKI
- a CDS encoding cobalamin biosynthesis protein, whose product is MYEKGIAVIAVTRRGVETALKIQKTLDIARVPCTVYAPHKYSQNGVVAIDKKLTEFIKDIYSKVDGLVAVMATGIIIRSVAPLLESKLTDPAVVSVDAAGKFAISLLSGHLGGANDLAHIVAKGINAIPVVTTATDSVGKLSVEEFAKALHLIIQNPDSLVGVNSAIVNGDRLVLVLVGDAKIPPNALAGYEVKLAENGVEALDIINSSYDAGVIISHEPLTITKFVKPFAILKTRQVVVGLGARKDASMDAIIEAVDTALEQVHVPLARVYRFATVDIKQDSLPMLDAVKKLGAPLEFLSVEALRAVDSSELSPDSAMVQEKIGVGGVCERAAILIAGKNAKLILKKTKRNGVTVAIAEGE
- the cobM gene encoding precorrin-4 C(11)-methyltransferase translates to MNKVVFIGAGSGDPELITLKGKRWLEQADVVIYTGSLLNPEYLKYCKKEAELYDSAEMGLPEMLKVMVQGIQAGKRVVRLHDGDPSFYGAIQEVMTALDKEGIEYFRIPGVSCLLGGAAALNRELTLPNISQTVIITRPEGRTPVPEAESIRKLAAHQATMVIFLGTPHIARVVEDLVKGSYPKTTPCQVVYKATWPDQKIVKGTLADIVEKVHAEGITQTALIFVGKVLDPQAYDLSKLYDPKFTTGFRKGEE